The following are encoded together in the Glycine max cultivar Williams 82 chromosome 8, Glycine_max_v4.0, whole genome shotgun sequence genome:
- the LOC102666250 gene encoding uncharacterized protein, with translation MDGITHMKNGAHGSIKIQHKYEDVWMKAGIDQAIKALTFQIRRNDELIIELAQRWCSKTNAFVFPWGEATIILEEMKVCWRYFVKGAPISSPLVSNAEKEIEQELIRAFRMFFKSKAKRADHNPRMKHFMSNESLVEHEAILSLWLSRFVFHGRSYRTILISVSPIAIHLARGTKLGLAIAVLASIYRDLSLLNNKIRIVATVELEVTLWAPFQLVQKGDNLKLILDSVRAGNGYIWRPYDNSPALQLYNENDKWVCNNPNFYDELESFAHCLRVLELVGTKCIERYSPNRVAMQFRMDQDIPTIKSKERDMHDHYFERSSEHLLPTSSSVKKESGGFYGPPPSFTSKINTEQEDFDEEGKVSIIQLSDSSDELDVLVRKKLEMARLCLVLYWMFFHQQVLKEQYVC, from the exons ATGGATGGCATTACCCACATGAAGAATGGAGCACATGGGTCCATCAAAATCCAACACAAGTATGAAGATGTGTGGATGAAAGCTGGGATAGACCAAGCAATCAAAGCTTTAACTTTTCAAATCCGTAGGAATGATGAGTTGATCATTGAGCTTGCACAAAGGTGGTGCTCAAAGACCAATGCGTTTGTGTTTCCATGGGGAGAAGCAACTATAATATTGGAGGAAATGAAGGTTTGTTGGCGGTATTTTGTTAAGGGAGCACCTATTTCTAGCCCTCTTGTGAGTAATGCGGAAAAGGAAATAGAACAAGAACTTATCCGTGCTTTTAGGATGTTTTTCAAATCTAAGGCCAAAAGGGCTGATCATAATCCACGGATGAAGCACTTCATGAGTAATGAGAGCCTAGTGGAGCATGAGGCCATCTTGTCGTTGTGGTTGTCGAGGTTTGTTTTCCATGGTAGATCATATAGAACAATTTTGATAAGTGTTTCTCCTATTGCCATACATTTGGCAAGAGGGACTAAGCTAGGTCTTGCTATTGCTGTCTTAGCCAGCATCTACAGGGATTTGAGTTTGTTGAATAACAAAATTAGAATTGTGGCGACAGTGGAGTTGGAAGTTACATTGTGGGCTCCTTTTCAGTTGGTTCAA AAAGGTGACAACTTGAAACTGATTTTGGACTCTGTTAGAGCTGGAAATGGATACATTTGGCGCCCATATGATAATTCTCCAGCTCTCCAGCTTTACAATGAAAATGACAAGTGGGTATGCAATAATCCCAATTTTTATGATGAATTAGAATCCTTTGCTCATTGCTTGAGGGTCTTAGAGTTGGTGGGTACGAAGTGTATAGAACGGTACTCGCCAAATCGTGTTGCTATGCAATTCAGGATGGATCAAGACATTCCTA CAATCAAATCCAAGGAAAGAGACATGCATGATCATTATTTTGAAAGGAGCTCAGAACATTTGTTACCGACATCATCATCTGTGAAGAAAGAGAGCGGAGGATTTTATGGCCCACCACCTAGTTTTACTTCCAAGATTAACACAGAACAAGAGGATTTTGATGAAGAGGGAAAAGTGTCAATTATTCAATTATCTGATTCTTCTGATGAGTTAGATGTCTTGGTGAGGAAGAAGTTGGAAATGGCAAGGCTTTGTCTAGTCCTCTATTGGATGTTTTTCCATCAGCAAGTGTTGAAGGAGCAATACGTGTGTTAG